From a region of the Pongo pygmaeus isolate AG05252 chromosome 5, NHGRI_mPonPyg2-v2.0_pri, whole genome shotgun sequence genome:
- the RIPPLY2 gene encoding protein ripply2 isoform X1, giving the protein MRLAGERGGEAANLSMCSRPRGLYKARVSDPLELAKIARELAAAFSPALRSHGDRRRRRGHREWSCGVHGHRRPYAARGRGLRVGFSALLCASQLPPSLPPAPPQLLPSNSPSPTPRCQRSASVVSPGSGLTSPLRALCSPSRRYAAFWRPWVDAEGKKEEQTPNHAAEAMPDGPGMTAASGKLSQFRHPVRLFWPKSKCYDYLYQEAEALLKYFPIQATISFYEDSDSEDEIEELTCEN; this is encoded by the exons ATGCGGCTAGCAGGGGAGAGGGGAGGCGAGGCAGCGAACCTCTCAATGTGCAGCAGGCCGCGAGGGCTATATAAAGCTCGGGTCTCGGACCCACTGGAACTGGCCAAGATTGCCCGCGAGCTGGCAGCGGCCTTCAGCCCAGCTCTGCGGAGTCATGGAGACCGCAGGAGGCGCAGAGGGCACAGAGAGTGGAGCTGCGGCGTGCACGGCCACCGACGGCCCTACGCGGCGCGCGGGCGCGGACTCCGGGTAGGCTTCTCCGCGCTGCTCTGCGCCTCCCAGCTTCCCCCGTCTCTCCCGCCTGCGCCTCCCCAGCTCCTCCCCTCCAACTCTCCATCCCCCACTCCCCGGTGCCAGCGCTCGGCTTCGGTGGTTTCTCCCGGGTCTGGGCTCACGTCTCCTCTGCGCGCCTTGTGCTCCCCATCCCGCAGATACGCAGCCTTCTGGAGACCCTGGGTGGACGCcgaaggcaagaaagaagagcAGACGCCGAACCACGCCGCGGAGGCG atGCCCGATGGCCCTGGAATGACCGCAGCCTCAGGAAAGCTTTCCCAATTCAGGCACCCAGTCAG ACTATTTTGGCCAAAATCAAAATGTTATGATTACTTATATCAAGAAGCAGAAGCTCTTCTGAAATATTTTCCAATTCAAGCCACAATTTCATTTTATGAAGATTCTGATAGCGAAGATGAAATTGAGGAGCTGACCTGTGAAAATTAA
- the RIPPLY2 gene encoding protein ripply2 isoform X2, which translates to METAGGAEGTESGAAACTATDGPTRRAGADSGYAAFWRPWVDAEGKKEEQTPNHAAEAMPDGPGMTAASGKLSQFRHPVRLFWPKSKCYDYLYQEAEALLKYFPIQATISFYEDSDSEDEIEELTCEN; encoded by the exons ATGGAGACCGCAGGAGGCGCAGAGGGCACAGAGAGTGGAGCTGCGGCGTGCACGGCCACCGACGGCCCTACGCGGCGCGCGGGCGCGGACTCCGG ATACGCAGCCTTCTGGAGACCCTGGGTGGACGCcgaaggcaagaaagaagagcAGACGCCGAACCACGCCGCGGAGGCG atGCCCGATGGCCCTGGAATGACCGCAGCCTCAGGAAAGCTTTCCCAATTCAGGCACCCAGTCAG ACTATTTTGGCCAAAATCAAAATGTTATGATTACTTATATCAAGAAGCAGAAGCTCTTCTGAAATATTTTCCAATTCAAGCCACAATTTCATTTTATGAAGATTCTGATAGCGAAGATGAAATTGAGGAGCTGACCTGTGAAAATTAA